In a genomic window of Zingiber officinale cultivar Zhangliang unplaced genomic scaffold, Zo_v1.1 ctg135, whole genome shotgun sequence:
- the LOC122036276 gene encoding RNA-binding protein 1-like, with amino-acid sequence MADAYWRYSEALQQAAAAASMVAPAAALKRPRTEYADIPGGPEMLGYYPREDDRGTHHTIRDTESIGASYDRYLRNGVSAYPGGEPVRASGGIGGLPVDDRRILGVGGLDSRSVGYVGRPEPPLPPDASNTLFVEGVPANCTRREVSHIFRPFVGFREVRLVNKDSRHPDGDPLILCFVDFTTPAQAAVALEALQGYKFDENDRDSANLRLQFARFTGPRLGGPRGRR; translated from the exons ATGGCAGACGCATACTGGAGGTACAGCGAAGCCCTGCAACAGGCAGCCGCGGCGGCGTCCATGGTCGCTCCTGCCGCCGCTTTGAAGCGCCCTCGCACGGAGTACGCTG ATATTCCTGGTGGACCTGAAATGCTTGGCTATTACCCTCGGGAAGATGACAGGGGAACCCATCACACAATCAGAGACACTGAGTCTATTGGTGCATCATATGACCGTTACTTGCGCAATGGG GTATCTGCATATCCTGGCGGTGAACCTGTTAGGGCCAGTGGAGGCATTGGTGGTCTTCCTGTTGATGATAGGCGAATACTAGGTGTTGGGGGCTTGGATAGTCGGAGTGTAGGATATGTTGGACGTCCTGAACCTCCACTTCCTCCCGATGCTTCCAATACTTTGTTCGTGGAGGGTGTCCCTGCGAACTGTACACGCAGGGAGGTGTCTC ATATTTTCCGTCCTTTTGTGGGTTTTCGTGAAGTGAGGCTTGTTAACAAGGATTCTAGACAT CCTGATGGAGATCCACTTATCCTTTGCTTTGTTGATTTTACTACTCCAGCCCAAGCTGCAGTTGCATTGGAAGCCTTGCAAG GTTATAAATTCGACGAAAATGATCGCGATTCAGCCAACTTGAGGCTGCAGTTTGCTCGCTTTACTGGTCCCAGGCTTGGTGGGCCTCGTGGTAGGCGTTAA
- the LOC122036265 gene encoding E3 ubiquitin-protein ligase BIG BROTHER-like, with protein sequence MVEELATQEKQEVTVYDTGTHVVKILEDHMEGAYYLDEIAVQASVYQSFQENSGNRYRPNHEIGQSSQRTRGESNLQSASAYDEVLAQQCQLLEDCSADALESTINHPGDGVNTTESSTRNAGSSSNGNPRLVIREDNIDSDSMSYEQLQSLEDEIGSESRGLSDELISYLRVLEHRHKFFSRKGNEECVICKSNYKRQKLITLPCCHCYHSHCIIRWLKENKACPICKEEVFG encoded by the exons ATGGTGGAAGAACTTGCAACTCAGGAAAAGCAGGAAGTAACCGTTTACGATACAGGCACTCACGTGGTAAAAATCTTGGAAGATCATATGGAAGGAGCTTATTATCTTGATGAAATAGCAGTTCAG GCAAGTGTTTATCAGTCGTTCCAGGAGAATTCAGGCAATAGATATAGACCAAATCATGAGATTGGCCAAAGCAGCCAAAGGACTCGTGGTGAAAGTAATCTCCAATCAGCATCAGCATATGATGAAGTTCTAGCTCAACAGTGTCAATTACTGGAGGATTGTTCTGCTGATGCACTAGAAAGTACAATAAATCATCCAGGAGATG GTGTAAACACAACAGAGTCTTCTACACGAAATGCTGGATCTTCATCTAATGGCAATCCTAGACTG GTTATAAGAGAAGACAACATCGACTCAGATTCCATGTCTTATGAG CAATTACAGTCGCTAGAGGATGAAATAGGTAGCGAAAGCAGAGGTTTGTCGGATGAGCTTATTTCTTATTTGAGGGTGCTAGAGCACAGACACAAATTCTTCTCAAGAAAGGGCAACGAAGA ATGTGTCATTTGCAAATCAAATTACAAAAGACAGAAGTTGATCACTTTGCCTTGCTGCCATTGTTACCATTCGCATTGCATCATTCGCTGGTTGAAGGAAAACAAG GCATGCCCGATTTGCAAGGAGGAGGTATTTGGGTGA